The Methanoculleus horonobensis genomic interval CTCGATGGCCGGCGCCCTCCTCCTCCAGGAGACCATCCCCTCGCGGTATAACGGCACTATGGCACAGTCCGTCCGCCGGCTCGGCGTCGTGCTCAAAAACCCCGGCTTCGCCTCGCTCCTCGTCGTATTCTCTCTCGTGAGCACCGCATCGCTCGCGTTCGTCTCCGCATCGTCGTATATCTACCAGGATGGGTTCGGGCTCTCGGAGCAGTGGTACAGTTTCTACTTCGCCCTCAACGCCGTCGGCCTGATAGCGGGCCCGTTCCTCTACCTCTGGCTCTCCCGGCACGCGAGCCGCCGCTCGATCGTCGGAGCCGGGTTTGCCGTCATGGTCGGCAGCGGGGTGCTCGTCTGCCTCTTCGGGAGCATGGGGCCGCTACTTCTCGCCCTTGCCCTCTTCCCGGCCTCGCTGATGGGGAGCTCCGTCCGGCCGGCGGGTGCGTTCCTGATGCTCGACCAGCAGAAGGAGGATACCGGCTCTGCATCCGCCCTGATCAACTGCGCAGGCCTCGTCTTCGGCAGCGGCGGGATGGTTCTCGTCTTCCTTGCCGGGGAGAGCCTCGTTCTCGGCCTCGGGGCGATCAACGTGGCGGTCGGGGCGGTCTGCCTCGCAGGGTGGGCGGCGATCGGGAGACAGGGGCTGGTGAAGTTCTGAAATGATCCTGAAGTACACCCCACCAAAGAAGAAACTCTCGGATATCATCAAAGAATTCGGGCCGAACCCCGCGCTGGCCGCATCGGTCGCGGAAGCCTCGCATGAGATGAGACGATCTTACGAAAGGTCGACTTCGATTCCGACGCTTGACACCCCCCCTGCTCGTCGACCTGATCCGGCACGACCCGGAGGCGATGAGAACGCTCGCGGGCGGCTCTATCCTCACACGATTTTACACCGCCGGCACCAGCAGTCCGGTGTCGCGGAACTTTCACATATCCGGCCTATCGGTTCTGCAAGGCTCCTCGACCCCGTAACCTTCGAGCGAGAGAACCTTTGCAGGGCGAGCGGCTCCGGAGAAGATTGCTAAAAAGGCAATTGACAAAATTAATCCCGCGTGACTCCGATCTTCTGAAAAGGGGTTTTGTCATGGGTCGGGATCTTGATACGCGGTTCTCGCAGTTGCTTGAGGCGATAGCAGAGCATGAAAATACAACCGTTGAGATGCTGGGGAAAACATTCGCATCTAAAGAGATCGAGAATCGAAGAACGTTTTATCCTCAATTGAAGCAGGTTCTCTTGGAACAGGAACTGGATATTGCTGAGTTCAAAAAGATCATAACAAACTGCTGGGCATCCGGAAGCAGATTTGACATCATCCAATTCGGAAGGTTCACCAAAGAAAAGGATGCCAATGTTCTGATTCAAACACTTATCAAGAATTTCCCACAAGACGATGCCGAAGCGGCCGCCCGAATTGATGCGTTTACCACCGAAGCAGTACGCCTTGGATATCAGGACAAAAAAGGTTCACCGAACGGATCTGCAGCAGCAGCATTGTGCAGCGTTCTACTGACTGCTCTCTTCCCAGAAAGGTTCGTTGACTACAGGCAGTCGCGGTGGAGAGATTTTGCACAGAAGGTAGGCTACGACATTTCTTTTCCAGCCACTGGGAGTTATGGTCAGGGCATAGTATGGGCCGGACAATTTGCGGCAGACCTTGCTGAAACCAGAACATTCCGGCGGACAT includes:
- a CDS encoding Bcr/CflA family efflux MFS transporter — protein: MHHPPDSDRPTQKYLGNRGLIVLIALLSAFVPLSTDLYLPALPGMGEYFGVSAGLTNLTLILFFLFFSLGLLFWGPLSDRYGRRPVLLVGLALYIAASAGCVTSWDVWHLIAFRILQAVGGSAASAVAMAMVKDVYDGRTRESVLAIVQSMVVISPAAAPVLGAFMLPYTSWRGLFAALALIGVVSMAGALLLQETIPSRYNGTMAQSVRRLGVVLKNPGFASLLVVFSLVSTASLAFVSASSYIYQDGFGLSEQWYSFYFALNAVGLIAGPFLYLWLSRHASRRSIVGAGFAVMVGSGVLVCLFGSMGPLLLALALFPASLMGSSVRPAGAFLMLDQQKEDTGSASALINCAGLVFGSGGMVLVFLAGESLVLGLGAINVAVGAVCLAGWAAIGRQGLVKF